One window of Psychrobacillus sp. FSL H8-0483 genomic DNA carries:
- a CDS encoding GNAT family N-acetyltransferase, translating into MSEISMVENLLKESFKVLDGTPQYIGIEEIERADFDHNNWKDKINTLNDFAIQNKLSRISALINRSSEHYLLLSQMLINLGFEKYTSKVEVVRDLNDINNNIKGYDWQSLSDYNISEDEFKKIWEKCMYASENSPTSLTMDEHLNSVKNEIGENWSKSCNVIYLEDNPIGISIPHIERGTVDEGRLFYFEILPEERGKGHSVSIHYQSMNLLKELGATYYIGITHETNKKMQKVFLKNGCSIRAETESYYKYIGN; encoded by the coding sequence TTGTCTGAAATTTCTATGGTGGAAAACCTTTTAAAAGAATCATTTAAAGTATTAGATGGCACACCTCAGTATATTGGAATAGAAGAAATAGAGAGGGCGGACTTTGACCATAATAACTGGAAAGATAAGATAAATACTTTAAATGACTTTGCTATACAAAATAAACTTAGCAGAATTAGTGCTTTAATTAACAGATCTTCTGAACACTATTTGCTTCTTTCACAAATGTTAATTAATTTAGGATTTGAAAAGTATACTTCAAAAGTTGAAGTAGTTAGAGACTTAAATGATATTAATAACAATATAAAAGGGTATGATTGGCAATCATTAAGTGACTATAATATATCGGAAGATGAGTTTAAGAAAATTTGGGAGAAATGTATGTATGCGTCTGAAAACTCCCCAACTTCACTTACTATGGATGAACATCTAAACTCAGTGAAAAATGAAATAGGGGAGAATTGGAGTAAATCTTGTAATGTCATTTACTTAGAAGACAACCCCATTGGAATATCTATCCCCCATATAGAACGTGGCACTGTGGACGAAGGAAGGTTATTTTATTTTGAGATTTTACCTGAAGAGAGAGGGAAAGGACATAGTGTATCTATTCACTATCAGTCCATGAATTTACTAAAAGAATTGGGAGCAACCTATTACATAGGAATTACACATGAGACCAATAAAAAAATGCAAAAAGTATTTTTAAAAAATGGGTGTTCAATTAGGGCCGAAACAGAATCGTATTATAAATATATAGGTAATTAA
- a CDS encoding DUF4037 domain-containing protein has protein sequence MDLKILASEIANIYEQNPKVEAVLLGGSVSRNWHDEYSDIELFVFWKGAPTDEERKAPIVELNGNIIDFHPYEEEEWSETYITQGVKLEISNFLTDTINKVIGDVIISYDTDLDKQCIVATVYNGVTLSGDFVINCMKEKVSKYPYELSVAMVKENIFLGNRWTNREALLERKDWLMLYKVMVAVQTNLMGVLFGLNRQFVHHPAFKWQKHTLSSMEITPKNISNRLESIFLDDPKVSIRELEVIIEEMYELIQRELPQIDLSLVLDKSLFLRPKSEI, from the coding sequence GTGGATTTAAAAATATTAGCATCAGAAATAGCAAATATATATGAACAAAATCCAAAAGTTGAAGCCGTTTTATTAGGAGGTTCTGTATCACGAAATTGGCATGATGAATATTCGGATATTGAACTATTTGTTTTTTGGAAAGGAGCTCCTACTGACGAGGAAAGGAAGGCTCCAATCGTAGAATTAAATGGTAATATTATTGACTTTCACCCATATGAAGAAGAGGAATGGTCAGAAACTTACATAACTCAGGGTGTTAAATTAGAAATAAGCAATTTTCTAACAGATACAATTAACAAAGTTATAGGAGATGTAATTATATCTTATGATACGGATTTAGATAAGCAATGTATTGTAGCTACGGTTTATAACGGAGTTACCCTTAGCGGTGATTTTGTTATTAATTGCATGAAGGAGAAAGTAAGTAAATACCCTTATGAATTAAGTGTGGCTATGGTAAAGGAGAATATTTTTTTAGGAAACAGATGGACTAATCGTGAGGCTTTACTTGAGCGTAAAGATTGGTTAATGCTTTATAAAGTAATGGTAGCCGTTCAAACCAATTTGATGGGCGTATTATTCGGTTTAAACCGTCAATTCGTACACCATCCAGCCTTTAAGTGGCAAAAACATACACTCAGTTCAATGGAAATCACTCCTAAAAATATATCAAATCGCTTAGAGTCTATTTTTCTTGATGACCCAAAGGTTTCTATAAGAGAATTAGAAGTAATAATTGAGGAAATGTACGAACTAATACAACGTGAACTTCCTCAAATAGATTTATCTTTAGTTCTTGATAAATCGTTATTTTTGAGACCAAAAAGTGAAATATAA